The genomic segment CAATGGGCAAAAAAACTAGAACAAGCAGGATGTCATGTTATTTATGGGTTGGTAGGGTTAAAAACCCATAGCAAAGTAACCCTTGTTGTAAGATTAGAAAAAAATGGAATTAAACGGTATGTTCACTTAGGAACAGGCAATTATAACGATATAACCGCTCGGTTTTATACAGATATTGGTATATTAACCTGCGAGGAAGAAATTGGGTCAGATACGTCAGAGGTATTCAATACCTTATCGGGTTATTCAGAACCGCCTAACCTTAAACAAATTGTTATGGCACCTACAGCCTTAAGAGAAACGTTAATAGACTTAATTCAACAAGAAATAGGCCATGCAAAAGCAGGGAAAAAGGCAAAAATCATTTTAAAACTAAACTCCATATGTGACTTTGAGATGATAAGAGCATTATATAAAGCATCTCATGCCGGCGTAAAAATAGAGTTAATCATAAGAGGGATTTGTAGCTTGATTCCAGGAATAGAAAAAGTGAGTCACAATATTACAGTACGCAGTATTGTAGGAAAGTATTTGGAACATAGTCGGATATTTTATTTTTATAACAATGGAAAAGAAGACTTGTATTTATCAAGTGCTGATTTGATGCCAAGAAATCTTAATAGAAGAGTAGAATTGTTCTTTCCAGTTAATGAAAAAGAAAATAAAAAAAGAGTTTTAAAAGTACTAGAAATTCTCTTGAAAGATAATAAAAAAGCCAAAGCAAAAAAAGCAGATGGTTTATATTATAGCGTGAAAGCAAAAGATGAAGAAGCATTTAATGCACAAGAGTATTTTTCTCAACTGGCTGAAAAAAGAAACAAAAACTTTATAAGAGAAAGAGAGAAAAGTGTTTTTATTCCAATACACTCTAAAAATGATCAAGAATTATAATGAATGAAATGAACTTTAACCTTAGAAAGCTTGACACATAAAAAAACATATAATAGTATAAATATACATTATTTGCATATAGAGTATAGGATTTTAAAATGCTTATGGCATAAAAAAATATAAAAGGGAGCGATGGTCATGAATTTGAAAGGAAGAAGTCTTTTAACATTAAAAGATTATACAAAAGAAGAAATAGAGTATTTGATTAATTTGGCAATAGATTTAAAGACAAAAAAGAAACAAGGGATAACAGGAGATAGTTTGAAGAATAAAAATATAGCGTTGATCTTTGAAAAGCCATCTACAAGAACAAGATGTGCCTTTACAGTAGGGTGTATTGATGAAGGTGGTCATCCAGAATATTTAGGAAAAAATGACATTCAATTAGGTCATAAAGAAAGTGTTGAAGATACGGCGAGAGTATTAGGCAGATTATTTGATGGGATTCAGTTTAGAGGATTTTCTCAAGAAACAGTTGAAAAATTAGCTCAGCATAGTGGTGTTCCTGTATGGAATGGCTTAACGGATTTATATCATCCAACACAAATATTAGCAGATTTAATGACTTTGAAAGAAAATTTTAATACATTACAAGGGTTAAAATTGGTTTATGTGGGAGACGGAAGAAATAATATGGCCAATAGTTTAATGATTGGTGCTGCAAAAGTAGGTATTCACTGTTCCATTATAGCACCACAATCACTTTGGCCAGATGAAAGCTTGGTAGAAGAATGCAAATCAATTGCACAAAATACCAATGCTACTATTGTAATATCTGATGACGTAGCAGATGTAAAAGATGCAGATGCTATTTATACAGATGTTTGGTTTTCTATGGGAGAAGAAGATAAAGCAAAAGAAAGAGTTAATCTTTTGAAACCTTATCAAGTTAATGGGGATATGATGCAAATGACTGGAAAAAAAGAAACCATTTTTATGCATTGTTTACCAGCAGTAAAAGGTTATGAAGTCACAGAGGAAATATTTGAAAGCAATCAATCGGTTGTGTTTGATGAAGCTGAAAACAGAATGCACACCAT from the Natranaerovirga hydrolytica genome contains:
- the argF gene encoding ornithine carbamoyltransferase, whose product is MNLKGRSLLTLKDYTKEEIEYLINLAIDLKTKKKQGITGDSLKNKNIALIFEKPSTRTRCAFTVGCIDEGGHPEYLGKNDIQLGHKESVEDTARVLGRLFDGIQFRGFSQETVEKLAQHSGVPVWNGLTDLYHPTQILADLMTLKENFNTLQGLKLVYVGDGRNNMANSLMIGAAKVGIHCSIIAPQSLWPDESLVEECKSIAQNTNATIVISDDVADVKDADAIYTDVWFSMGEEDKAKERVNLLKPYQVNGDMMQMTGKKETIFMHCLPAVKGYEVTEEIFESNQSVVFDEAENRMHTIKAVMVATAGDH